The Pseudopipra pipra isolate bDixPip1 chromosome 6, bDixPip1.hap1, whole genome shotgun sequence genome includes a region encoding these proteins:
- the CHST1 gene encoding carbohydrate sulfotransferase 1 codes for MQCSWKAVLLLALASIAIQYTAIRTFTAKSFHSCPIPNPVNCSLSQDTDVTERLCDESPTYSYNLSRKTHVLILATTRSGSSFVGQLFNQHFDVFYLFEPLYHVQYTLIPKLTQSKSTTDRRVMLGASRDLLRSLYDCDLYFLENYIKPQPVNHTTDRLFRRGASKALCSPPVCESLGAVDLHLEEGDCVKKCGTLNLTLATESCREHGHVAIKTVRVPEVSDLRALVEDPRLNLKVIQLVRDPRGILASRSETFRDTYRLWRIWDGTGRKPYNLDVTQLTTVCEDFWNSVSTGLNRPPWLKGKYMLVRYEDLARNPMKKTEEIYDFLGIPMDSNVERWIQNNTRGDRSSSKHKYGTVRNSAATAEKWRFRLSYEIVAFTQHACQQVLAQLGYKTAGSEEELKNLSISLVEERDFLPFS; via the coding sequence ATGCAATGTTCTTGGAAGGCTGTCCTCCTACTAGCCTTGGCATCCATTGCAATTCAGTACACAGCAATCCGGACCTTCACTGCCAAGTCTTTCCatagctgccccatccctaaCCCTGTGAACTGCAGCCTGAGCCAGGACACTGATGTGACTGAGAGGCTGTGCGATGAGAGCCCCACTTACTCGTATAACCTCTCCAGGAAGACGCACGTTCTCATCCTTGCCACCACCCGCAGTGGCTCCTCGTTTGTCGGGCAGTTGTTTAACCAGCACTTTGATGTCTTCTATTTATTTGAGCCCCTCTACCATGTCCAGTACACCCTGATCCCAAAGCTGACCCAGAGCAAGAGTACGACGGACAGGCGGGTCATGCTGGGGGCCAGCCGAGACCTGCTGAGGAGCCTGTATGACTGCGACCTCTACTTCTTGGAGAACTACATCAAGCCCCAGCCTGTCAACCACACCACCGACCGCCTCTTCCGCAGGGGAGCCAGCAAGGCCCTGTGCTCACCACCTGTCTGTGAatccctgggagctgtggaTCTCCACTTGGAGGAGGGAGACTGTGTGAAGAAATGTGGGACCTTGAACCTGACTCTGGCCACTGAGTCCTGTAGAGAGCACGGGCATGTGGCCATCAAAACTGTGCGGGTGCCTGAGGTCAGTGATCTCCGGGCCTTGGTGGAGGACCCGCGGCTGAACTTGAAGGTCATCCAGCTAGTGAGGGACCCCCGGGGGATCCTGGCATCCCGGAGCGAGACCTTCCGGGACACCTACAGGCTGTGGAGGATCTGGGATGGCACTGGCAGGAAGCCGTACAACCTGGACGTGACCCAGCTCACCACAGTGTGCGAGGACTTCTGGAACTCTGTGTCCACCGGCCTCAACCGGCCACCATGGCTCAAGGGCAAGTACATGCTGGTGCGGTACGAAGACCTGGCCAGGAACCCCATGAAAAAGACTGAGGAGATCTATGATTTTCTGGGCATCCCCATGGACAGCAATGTTGAGCGCTGGATACAGAACAACACCCGAGGAGACAGGTCCTCCTCCAAGCACAAGTACGGGACAGTGCGCAACTCAGCGGCAACGGCAGAGAAGTGGCGGTTCCGTCTGTCCTACGAGATCGTGGCGTTCACCCAGCACGCCTGCCAGcaggtgctggcacagctcgGCTACAAAACTGCTGGCTCCGAGGAGGAGCTGAAGAACCTCTCCATCAGTCTGGTGGAGGAGAGAGACTTCCTGCCCTTCTCCTAA